CGCCAATTAAAGCTATAACATTTAAATCTGCCTTTGCATTTCTTGCCATCATGCCAAGCAATGTGCTTTTCCCTACCCCACTGCCGGAAAAAATACCTATTCTTTGACCCTTCCCGCAGGTTAACAAGCCATCAATAGCTTTTACACCAAGAGGCATGACCTCATGAATCCTTTTTCTTTTTAGTGGAAGAGGTGGCGTATTGTTTATGCTGGTATACTTTTTAAACTTGATACATCCTTTTCCATCTAATGGATTTCCAAGTGCATCAAGAACCCTTCCCAACAGATTTTCACCTACACCAATTTTTAATTTTTGACCTGTTGCAATAACACTGTTACCCGGACCTATGCCTTCCATATTGTCAAACGACATTAAATATACTTTATCTTTTTTAAAGCCAACAACTTCAGCTAATATAGTGGTTCCATTTATGGATTTTATCTTGCAAACCTCTCCAATATTTGAAATCGGACCAATGCTTTCAATTGTCAACCCAATAACCTGTGATATTTTACCTGAATATTGTATAAAATTTTTTTCCATAAGGATATTTTTATATTTATCCAAGATTTTATTGCTCATTTAATACACCCTCTAATATTTCCTTTAATGTATTTATTTGAACTAATACTCCGGAATTTATCATTCCATACGGTGTATTTATAACACAATCTCCCTTTTTAAGAGATAAATCTTTTACAAAATTTATATCATCTACAAATTTAATATTTTTTATTATTTTTTCTTTATTTTTTATACAATAGTCATAATCTTTTTCACAAACTCTTACTATAACCTTATCAGAAGCCTCATAATTCTCCATTCCTTTTTTAATTAAATTTATTATTAAATCATTATTATCTTCCATATTGATATCTATTAGTTTTTCTACACAATCTATAATAATGTGCACCATGTCACTTTCATATTCATCATAAAGCTTTGACCTTTCAATCAGTATTTCTTCTTTGATTTTCTTCGCTTCATCAATAATCTTGCTTGTTTCAAAATTACCTTTTTTTATTCCTTCTTCAAAACCTTTTTTAAAGCCTACATCATATCCACTTTTTTCAGCCTCTTTTTCAATTTGGCTGGCTTTCATATGGGCTTCTTCCAAGATGTTTTCTGCTTCTATATGAGCTTTTTCAATGATTTTATTCTGTATATTCTGTATTTTTTTTAGCTCTTTCTCTATAAAATTAAAATGTTCTTCATTTAATGTATCCTGATTCCCTATGTCTTTTTTAAGGTTTATTGATTTATCTATCTCGACTGGAGGCAAAATATCTACAGCACCTGTTTTTATAACCTTAAACAATAATATCATCTCCTCCACCACGGGAAATTACTATTTCACCAGCATCTTCAAGCTTCCTGATTATATTGACAATCTTTTGCTGCGCCTCTTCCACATCTTTTAATCTTACAGGACCCATGTATTCTATATCCTCTTTTATCATATCGGCAAGGCGCTTTGACATATTGCTGTATATAACCTTCTGGACTTCTTCACTGGAACCTTTAAGTGCAAGAGCAATATCATGATTTTCAACTTCCCTAAGAACCCTTTGAATAGAGCGAGAATCCAACGTAATAATATCTTCAAAAATGAACATTCTTCTTTTGATTTCTTCTGCAAGCTCTACATCCTTTGTTTCAAGTGCATCAATAATATTTTTTTCAGTTCCTCTATCAACGGAGTTTAGTATTTCTACAATTGCCTGTATACCTCCTACGGCTGTATAATCCTGTGTAACAAGTGATGAGAGTTTTTTCTCTAATATTCTCTCAACCTCTTTCACTATTTCAGGAGATGTTCCTTCCATCGTTGCTATCCTCATTGCAACTTCCGATTGTATATTTTCCGGAAGTGATGAAAGTATTGTCCCTGCTTGTTGTGGTTTTAAATATGATAGAATCATCGCAATCGTCTGTGGATGCTCATTTTGTATAAAACTTAATACCTGTGATGGATCAGCACGTCTAATAAAATCAAAAGGTCTGACTTTTAAACTTGATGTTAGTTTATTGATAACATCATATGCCTCTTGTGTGCCTAATGCCTTTTCTAATATGTCTTTAGCATATTCGATACCACCTTCGACTATATACTCCTGTGCGACGCACATGCTGTAAAAATCCTCAAGAATCTTTTCCTTTTCTTCAGGTTTTATATTTTTTATATTGGCTATTTCAAGTGTCAACTGTTCAATTTCTTCTTCTCTTAAATGTTTATATATTTGTGCTGCATTTGATGGACCTAATGCAATTAATAACATTGCGCATTTTTGTCTTCCGGTCATCGAACTCCTTCCCATTGCGACACCTTCCTATTCTTCACTAAGCCATGTTCTTATTAATTGTGCAACAATTTCAGGCTTTTGTTTAATGAATTTCTCTATTTGTTTTTTCTTTTCGTCTTTTTCAGTTGCTTCAACATCAATTTCCTCTATTGGCTTTATTAATGAAACAGCTTCTTCTCCTGTCAAACTTTCTGCAGCCTTTTTACGTT
This is a stretch of genomic DNA from Aceticella autotrophica. It encodes these proteins:
- a CDS encoding FliH/SctL family protein → MFKVIKTGAVDILPPVEIDKSINLKKDIGNQDTLNEEHFNFIEKELKKIQNIQNKIIEKAHIEAENILEEAHMKASQIEKEAEKSGYDVGFKKGFEEGIKKGNFETSKIIDEAKKIKEEILIERSKLYDEYESDMVHIIIDCVEKLIDINMEDNNDLIINLIKKGMENYEASDKVIVRVCEKDYDYCIKNKEKIIKNIKFVDDINFVKDLSLKKGDCVINTPYGMINSGVLVQINTLKEILEGVLNEQ
- the fliG gene encoding flagellar motor switch protein FliG, which produces MGRSSMTGRQKCAMLLIALGPSNAAQIYKHLREEEIEQLTLEIANIKNIKPEEKEKILEDFYSMCVAQEYIVEGGIEYAKDILEKALGTQEAYDVINKLTSSLKVRPFDFIRRADPSQVLSFIQNEHPQTIAMILSYLKPQQAGTILSSLPENIQSEVAMRIATMEGTSPEIVKEVERILEKKLSSLVTQDYTAVGGIQAIVEILNSVDRGTEKNIIDALETKDVELAEEIKRRMFIFEDIITLDSRSIQRVLREVENHDIALALKGSSEEVQKVIYSNMSKRLADMIKEDIEYMGPVRLKDVEEAQQKIVNIIRKLEDAGEIVISRGGGDDIIV